A genomic segment from Montipora foliosa isolate CH-2021 chromosome 9, ASM3666993v2, whole genome shotgun sequence encodes:
- the LOC137971606 gene encoding uncharacterized protein, with the protein MVWSTYDNSRFKKTFRVTRQTFCYILENIRQDITKDQLTEMPISPECRLAICLYRLGRGDYLYTIAELFGVGLATIHVIVKEVCEAIVKNLWKKAVTNHFPTSEQDFIEVMVDMNQLWQFPWCWGAIDGCHIPIQCPPGGEEACKECLNFKNFFSIVMMAIVDAAARFMWVSVGFPGNSHDSIIFQSTQLWSDITEKKVIPEISQNIQGTDIYPLILGDSAFPFRIWLMKPYSNAVLSAEQHYFNYRLSRARMLSERAFGQLKSRWRVLYRKSSCQRDAVKCIALACVVLHNVCIDVSDSLPSQLDLTEHPAQHGRRSRKEVRELLMMRNCTMKKDKSHHAEEIRKALLDKFWEEKEEQ; encoded by the coding sequence ATGGTGTGGTCAACTTATGACAATTCAAGATTCAAGAAAACCTTTCGTGTGACGCGCCAAACGTTTTGCTATATACTAGAGAATATCAGGCAGGATATCACAAAGGATCAGCTGACTGAAATGCCAATTTCTCCGGAGTGCAGATTAGCAATATGTCTTTATCGGCTTGGGAGGGGTGATTACCTGTACACAATAGCAGAATTGTTTGGCGTTGGGCTAGCAACTATCCATGTCATTGTTAAGGAAGTCTGCGAGGCAATCGTTAAAAACTTATGGAAGAAGGCAGTGACAAATCATTTCCCAACTTCTGAACAGGATTTTATAGAAGTCATGGTAGACATGAACCAGCTTTGGCAATTTCCTTGGTGTTGGGGAGCAATTGATGGTTGCCACATCCCAATTCAGTGCCCACCTGGTGGAGAGGAAGCTTGCAAAGAGTGCCTtaactttaaaaactttttctcaattgttatgATGGCCATTGTCGATGCTGCAGCAAGATTCATGTGGGTCAGCGTAGGTTTTCCAGGTAACTCACATGACTCGATTATTTTTCAGTCTACACAGCTATGGAGTGATATCACGGAAAAGAAAGTGATCCCCGAAATATCACAGAACATTCAAGGAACAGACATTTATCCTTTGATTCTAGGGGATTCAGCTTTCCCTTTTCGTATTTGGTTGATGAAACCTTACTCCAATGCTGTTCTGAGTGCTGAACAGCACTATTTTAACTACCGCCTCAGCAGGGCAAGGATGCTATCAGAAAGGGCTTTTGGCCAGCTAAAGAGTCGATGGAGAGTTCTCTACCGTAAATCATCTTGTCAACGTGATGCCGTTAAATGCATTGCATTAGCATGTGTTGTTCTTCACAATGTTTGTATAGACGTGAGTGATTCACTACCATCACAGTTAGATTTAACAGAGCATCCAGCACAACATGGGAGAAGAAGCAGGAAGGAGGTCAGAGAACTGCTGATGATGAGAAACTGTACCATGAAGAAGGATAAATCACATCATGCAGAAGAGATAAGAAAAGCACTTCTCGACAAATTTTGGGAAGAGAAAGAAGAGCAGTAA